A portion of the Manihot esculenta cultivar AM560-2 chromosome 2, M.esculenta_v8, whole genome shotgun sequence genome contains these proteins:
- the LOC110608667 gene encoding protein SMAX1-LIKE 6: MPTPVSSARQCLTDEAARVLDDAVAVARRRSHAQTTSLHVVSALLALPSSMLREACARARNSPCSSRLQFRALELCVGVSLDRLPSAKSLDEPPISNSLMAAIKRSQANQRRHPDNFHLQQIHCNQQPASVLKVEPKHFMLSILDDPIVSRVLGEAGFRSCDIKLAIIHPPVTPTSKFLRTRCPPIFLSNLPGLDLGRSRLSFPFSVLDDGEENCRRICEALVKRNGKGKNLLLIGACAIDALNRFIECVNTDRGGALPSEISGLSAISIENEIIEFVSEGRNDREKMGSKFEELRHKLEQCSGPGIVLSVGELKALVDENASSGALSYLVSKLTGLLEGFRDKLWLMGAAATYETYSKILGQFPAIEKDWDLHLLPITSSKSPMDCLGSKSSLMGSFIPFGGFFSIPSDLKYPLPNINQSITRCPLCTAKYEQEVAALLKMGSTISVADQYSDNLPSWLQMAQLDTGKGLDAAKTKNDGTALDARILGLQKKWSDICQRLHHAQPFSKLDISQDRSQASVAEGFQFADRKESSSSSCSRDSSFNESQCANLSLGLHMDLQNVFPKKHSIPITVASEAEPVNYQFKLLKEASKGQQKEKDIPWFTPFSLRNMSVPADHTTSSLVTSITTDLGLGTLYASSSRETDTPKLCNHREHFQDMSGSKSFEFGVKDSSSHIIKSSCSNPSLGAHFGSRDYKSIRKALTEKVGWQEDAIHAISQAITRCKVGYGRHRGSTARGDIWLNFIGPDKVGKKRIASVLAEIIFGSQENLVSVDLSFHGGVSPSNSVFECQELNDYDLKFRGKTIVDYIAMELSKKPHSVVLLENVDKADFLALTSLSQAVRTGKFPDSHGREIGINNMIFVTTSKIALGNIKFLPHNETIKLSEENILRAKSWQMQILIEHAAEAARRSNEMNVKISRKLTSSASSVYKRKLDETTKSAEEEFSYEGKKRAHKLLGSFLDLNLPVDEAEDNTNSGSCDSDSISESSEALLEDFFDQVDENVLFKSFDFDALGEKIVREISKQFQKAFGSEISLEIDDEVILQIIAASWLSTRSRAMEDWIESVLGKGCSEARDKCCSNVQYVVKLVSCKGLLADERAPGICLPSRINV, from the exons ATGCCCACGCCGGTCAGTTCAGCCAGGCAATGCTTAACGGACGAGGCTGCTCGTGTTCTCGACGATGCTGTTGCTGTCGCCCGTCGCCGGAGTCATGCCCAGACTACTTCTCTCCATGTGGTATCTGCTTTGCTTGCTTTGCCGTCTTCTATGCTCCGAGAGGCTTGTGCACGCGCCAGAAATAGTCCTTGTTCTTCGCGTCTGCAGTTTCGAGCGCTCGAGCTTTGTGTTGGGGTTTCTCTCGATCGCTTGCCATCGGCGAAATCCCTAGACGAACCTCCAATCTCGAATTCACTTATGGCGGCAATCAAACGGTCGCAGGCTAATCAGCGGAGGCACCCCGATAACTTCCACTTGCAGCAAATTCACTGTAACCAGCAACCTGCGTCGGTTTTGAAGGTCGAACCTAAGCACTTTATGTTATCCATTTTGGATGATCCAATTGTTAGTCGGGTGTTGGGCGAGGCAGGGTTTCGGAGTTGCGATATTAAGTTAGCCATTATCCACCCGCCGGTGACGCCGACTTCGAAATTCTTGCGTACTAGGTGCCCGCCGATTTTCCTTAGTAATTTGCCTGGTTTGGACCTTGGTCGATCCCGTTTGAGCTTCCCCTTTAGTGTGCTCGATGATGGGGAAGAGAACTGTAGGAGAATTTGTGAGGCTTTAGTGAAAAGAAATGGGAAAGGGAAAAACCTGTTGCTTATTGGCGCTTGTGCTATTGATGCTTTAAATAGATTTATCGAATGTGTAAATACAGACAGAGGAGGAGCTTTGCCAAGCGAGATTTCTGGATTAAGCGCTATATCCATTGAAAATGAGATTATTGAGTTCGTTAGCGAAGGACGGAACGATAGAGAGAAGATGGGTTCCAAGTTTGAGGAGTTGCGGCATAAACTGGAGCAGTGTTCAGGCCCGGGTATTGTGTTGAGTGTTGGAGAACTGAAGGCTCTGGTCGACGAGAATGCGTCCAGTGGTGCTTTGAGTTATTTGGTTTCGAAGTTGACGGGTTTATTGGAGGGGTTTAGAGACAAATTGTGGTTGATGGGAGCTGCAGCAACATATGAAACATATTCCAAAATTTTGGGGCAGTTTCCAGCTATAGAAAAGGATTGGGATCTTCATCTTCTACCCATCACTTCTTCTAAAAGCCCTATGGATTGTTTGGGCTCCAAATCTAG CTTGATGGGGTCCTTTATCCCATTTGGTGGTTTCTTCTCTATACCATCTGATCTCAAATATCCATTGCCCAACATAAACCAATCCATCACCCGATGTCCCCTTTGCACTGCAAAGTATGAGCAAGAAGTTGCTGCTCTGCTGAAGATGGGATCTACAATTTCGGTTGCAGATCAATACTCAGACAACTTACCTTCTTGGTTACAGATGGCCCAGCTTGACACAGGCAAGGGATTGGATGCTGCTAAG ACCAAAAATGATGGAACAGCATTGGATGCTAGGATTTTGGGGCTGCAAAAGAAATGGAGTGATATCTGCCAAAGACTTCATCATGCTCAGCCTTTCTCTAAACTTGATATTTCCCAGGATAGATCCCAAGCATCAGTTGCAGAGGGCTTTCAGTTTGCAGATAGGAAGGAAAGTAGCAGCAGTAGCTGCAGCAGAGATTCATCATTTAATGAAAGTCAATGTGCAAATCTAAGTCTTGGTTTACATATGGACTTGCAGAATGTTTTTCCAAAAAAACATAGCATCCCAATAACGGTGGCTTCTGAAGCTGAGCCTGTTAATTACCAATTTAAACTACTCAAAGAAGCATCAAAAGGTCAGCAAAAAGAGAAAGATATTCCTTGGTTTACCCCTTTTAGTTTGCGCAATATGAGTGTGCCTGCTGACCACACGACATCTTCACTTGTCACTTCCATAACCACAGATTTGGGGTTAGGAACACTTTACGCATCGAGTTCTCGGGAGACAGATACTCCAAAGTTATGTAATCATAGAGAGCATTTTCAGGATATGTCAGGTTCTAAATCTTTTGAGTTTGGAGTTAAAGACAGTAGTTCGCATATCATAAAATCTTCATGTTCTAATCCTTCTTTAGGAGCACATTTCGGTTCAAGAGATTACAAATCAATCAGGAAAGCGCTTACTGAAAAAGTTGGGTGGCAAGAGGATGCCATACATGCTATTAGTCAAGCGATAACTCGTTGCAAAGTGGGGTATGGAAGACATCGTGGCTCAACTGCGAGAGGAGATATTTGGCTCAATTTCATTGGACCTGACAAAGTTGGGAAGAAAAGAATTGCTTCTGTGCTTGCTGAGATAATCTTTGGTAGCCAAGAAAACCTGGTCTCTGTGGATTTGAGCTTCCATGGTGGGGTTAGCCCATCAAACTCAGTCTTCGAATGCCAAGAGTTAAATGACTACGATCTGAAATTTAGGGGGAAAACAATTGTTGATTATATTGCAATGGAGTTGAGTAAGAAGCCCCATTCTGTCGTACTCCTTGAAAATGTTGACAAAGCTGATTTTCTGGCCCTGACTAGTTTGTCCCAGGCAGTGAGAACGGGTAAATTTCCTGATTCCCATGGGAGAGAAATCGGCATCAACAATATGATTTTTGTGACAACATCAAAAATTGCATTGGGCAATATAAAATTTCTACCACATAATGAAACAATTAAGTTATCCGAAGAAAACATTCTTCGAGCCAAAAGCTGGCAAATGCAAATATTAATTGAACATGCTGCTGAGGCTGCCAGAAGGAGCAATGAAATGAACGTGAAGATTTCAAGAAAATTAACGTCCAGTGCGTCATCTGTGTATAAAAGAAAGCTGGATGAAACCACCAAATCTGCAGAAGAGGAATTCAGTTATGAGGGTAAGAAACGCGCGCATAAACTGTTGGGATCCTTTCTGGATTTGAATCTCCCTGTAGATGAGGCTGAAGACAACACCAATTCTGGTAGTTGCGACAGTGATTCCATCTCTGAAAGTTCAGAAGCTTTGTTGGAAGATTTCTTTGATCAAGTTGATGAGAATGTATTATTCAagtcatttgattttgatgctcTTGGTGAGAAAATAGTGAGGGAAATCAGTAAACAATTTCAAAAAGCATTTGGATCTGAGATTTCACTAGAGATTGATGATGAAGTCATTCTGCAAATAATTGCAGCTTCTTGGTTATCCACCAGAAGCAGAGCAATGGAGGACTGGATCGAAAGTGTCCTTGGCAAAGGCTGCAGTGAAGCCCGGGATAAGTGCTGCAGTAATGTTCAGTATGTTGTAAAACTAGTTAGTTGTAAAGGCCTTTTGGCGGATGAGCGAGCTCCTGGAATATGTCTACCTTCCAGAATTAATGTGTAA